The Metabacillus sediminilitoris genome window below encodes:
- the perR gene encoding peroxide-responsive transcriptional repressor PerR, producing the protein MSEHQLKDALDSLKQTGVRITPQRHAILEFLVDSMTHPTADDIYKALEGKFPNMSVATVYNNLRVFREVGLVKELTYGDSSSRFDFVTSDHYHCICEKCGKIVDFHYPGLDEVEALAAHVTGFKVSHHRLEIYGMCNSCEKNETH; encoded by the coding sequence ATGTCTGAACATCAATTAAAAGATGCATTAGATTCACTCAAGCAAACTGGAGTACGGATCACACCGCAACGTCATGCTATACTTGAATTCTTAGTCGATTCCATGACACACCCTACAGCCGATGATATATATAAAGCATTAGAAGGAAAATTCCCTAATATGAGTGTTGCGACTGTTTATAACAACTTAAGGGTATTTCGTGAAGTTGGACTAGTAAAGGAATTAACGTATGGCGATTCATCAAGTCGCTTTGATTTTGTCACATCTGATCATTATCACTGTATTTGTGAAAAATGTGGAAAGATCGTTGATTTTCATTACCCTGGACTTGATGAAGTTGAAGCGTTAGCGGCACATGTGACTGGATTTAAAGTTAGTCATCACCGTTTAGAGATATACGGAATGTGCAACAGTTGTGAAAAAAATGAAACTCATTAA
- a CDS encoding YgzB family protein: MARKYTSKINKIRTFALSLIFIGFIIMYVGVFFRTNMWVMTIFMMLGMISIIASTVVYFWIGMLSTKAVQVICPSCEKPTKILGRVDMCMYCKEPLTLDKDLEGKEFNEDYNRKKIKT; the protein is encoded by the coding sequence ATGGCTCGCAAATATACTAGTAAAATAAATAAAATAAGAACTTTTGCTTTAAGCTTAATCTTTATTGGTTTCATTATTATGTATGTTGGTGTTTTCTTTCGAACAAATATGTGGGTAATGACGATTTTTATGATGCTGGGTATGATTTCAATCATCGCTAGTACAGTCGTGTATTTTTGGATTGGGATGCTTTCAACGAAAGCGGTTCAAGTCATTTGTCCCTCATGTGAAAAGCCTACAAAAATACTCGGACGTGTTGATATGTGCATGTATTGTAAGGAACCGCTAACATTGGACAAGGATTTAGAAGGTAAAGAATTTAATGAGGATTATAATCGCAAAAAAATAAAGACATAG